CCAAAGTATGAACTCTGGGAAAGTGTATGTATAtctgtgtcttttattttcttttttcttcttcttgttcatcaaaacatttcttacatCGATACCCCACGTGCTCCATTACACTGGACATACAGGTTCATTTAAACAAAATCTCACTCTTatgttcagcaaacatttgtgTATCTTCTATTTGCGAGGTGTGCTGTCTTTACAGCGACCTGCACAGGAGCTGAATTCTTACACTAGTTTTGGGTTCCCTGCATTACCTTCCCGAAAGACCAACATATTTGTGCATTTCTGAGGGCAGGGGCCATGTTTGTTTAACTGACTTTACACAGTGCTAGTTCCACGCACAAGGGCATACATAAACAACCCAATGCAATCCAGAGGTGGGTGCTTATTTTCAAGGGAAGGTTAAAATATGACACCTTTACACatctcagttttttaaaactcataaaaCAAAGGTGATTTACAAGTGCCAAATAAATCAGACCAAAAATACACCCCAGCTCAAGCGACAGTTTGGGCAAGCACGTGTACTCTGATGTTTTTAGCACGGAGCGCCAGTTCTCGACTGGGTCTGATGTAGGCAGAGTGGGGAGAAGATTCCAGCACAGCAGTGGAGGTCCTCTTCCAACTGCCCTTCTGCGTGGATCTTTAAGTCATTCGATCAAAACTTTCccctctagccctaaccggtttggctcagtggatagagcatcagcctgcagactgaaaggtcccaggttcgattccggtcaagggcatgtaccttggttgcaggcacatccccagtggggagtgtgcaggaggcagctggtcgatgtttctctctcatcgatgtttctaactctctatccctcacccttcctctctgtaaaaaatcaataaaatatattttttttaaaaaaaagactttcccctcttttaaataaaaataggtttttttcAAGCGTATATTTTCCCTCCTGGCAAAATATGGGAGGGTAAAGTGATacaagagaaactaaaaatgacAGCTAACACTTACATAGAACTTACTATACATCAGTCTTAATTCTAGATATTTTACATACCTTTAGTTATTCAATTCTTACAACCACTCTATGAGGTCAGTTCTATTACACTCATTTTCAATGTAGGGAAACTTCACTTCATTGAAGGAAACATGGGTCCAGAAAGGTTAAATATTTTGCTCAAGTTCACAAGTCTACCAGGTGATGGATCTGGGGTCCAAactgtgagaaatgctcacctgttcAAAGTCAAATAACGCACTCAGAGACAGAAGTATGGCGAAAACGAGACTTATAACATGTTCTTGAGAGCGGGTGTTTGTCTGGTTGTTCAGGCACACCTGCAGCAACAAACACAGCTTATTTATTCAGTTCCTCTTCCGGTTCCTCACAGGCTGAGTACTAGGGAGTCACCTGTTTCCTCAAACGTCTCCTAGGTTTTGCTGTCTCCCAttgtgccatttaaaaaaaaaaatggtgggcaaaggacctaaatagacacttctccaaaaaggacatacagatggccaagagacatatgaaaaaattctcaaagtcactgatcatcagagagatgcaaattaaaacaacaatgaagtatcacctcacacctgtcagaatggctaccattaacaaatcaacaaatgacaagtgctggcaaggatgtggaaaaaagggaaccctagtacactgctggtgggaatgcagactggtgcagccattatggaaacctgtatgaagtttcctcaaaaaattaaatatggaactgcctgttgacccagtgatcccacttctagaaatatatcctaagaaattcaaaataccaatcagaaagaatgtatgcacccctatgttcatagaagcacaatttacagtagctaagatctggaaacagcccaagtgcctatcagtagataagtggataaaaaagctgtggtacatttataccatggactACTCTGCAGCAAtataaaagaagaatctcttactctttgagacagcatcatgctaagtgaaataagtcagttagagaaagacaagtatcatatgatctcactcatatgtggaatctaagtaacaaaataaactaatgaatggaggggatccagagacatggaagctcGGAACAGAGTGTAGAGTCtcggagggaagtgggggagggtgggtgggtgggaggtaatcaaccaaggaccttgtatgcatatatgcatggcccatagATACAGACAAGGGGGcagtgaggtggggggggggggggggacaggatggaggaggtcaatggcgggagggaaggagacatatgtaatactttcaacaataaagaatcataaaaataaatacataaataaataaagtaatgtgcaaaactacaataaaataaaataaacatgggctgaggccttttctagttgcctccacctccccctgtatAGCTGAGGCAGTCGCCTCAGGGGTTTCTACCCTGTTGCTAGCCCAcatccacagttctttgttcctacatcctcttccctcctccctacattctgtttgccctggggaaattcagcaACCAATTCCATCAAAAGCAGAccatgctggagatggatcacagaggcccaTTTCCTACACAAAACCAGATAGACTGGCTCCCAGATCTACCTTAATCACAAATATATAACCAGAAAGAAACTTCTCAAGGATTTGCCAGTCACTTTTATCGTTATCATGagtgtttctttgtgtttgtttttttttttatcatgagtgCTTTTGACCAGGTACTTAGTAAGTGGTACAGTAACCCTcaaatttcttaaatttctttttccataGCAAAACCACAGACTGAAAAAggaaacagcaacaaaaattctgaaatattttttaattttaattttttgatttgagagagagagagatcaatttgttgttacatttatttgcgcattcattggttgcttcttctatgtgccctgaccggggatcaaacccgaaaccttggtgtattaggatgatgctctaaccaactgagctatccagtcagggcaaaaaaaaaatccaaaatatttaaaacttactTTAAGTTATTGGATTGTTGGTGTATATGTAATGTGCATTTTGGTAACATGATAGCTGAGAATGGAAGATTCAGGAAGCTTGGGGACTTCTGATAATGCTTAAGCTATTTCTTTAGCTTGAGTTTATTtgttcacctactgaaggacatcttgtttgcttccaagttttggcaatgaTGAATAAACATCAAGTAGGTTCTGATgaggacataagttttcaacttctttgggtaaatatcaCAGAGCGCTATTGCTGGATCCGATGGTAAGATGATGTTGACCTtggaagaaactgccaaactgtcttccaaagcaGTTATATAATTTTGCATTCCCACTGAGTCAGGTcgttttcctgagcaggatgcaagggtgatttcctttcccaggttcttgtccaggtggattcaaagaatgaagccaccGACAAAAGGTGGTAGACGAAAAGAGTGGAAATGTATTGGCAGCAAATACAGGCTCCCAAGTAGGGTGGGGGTCTCAAGGGGGTAACCCACCACGCTCTTTTttgctaaggtttataaaggctgcagttctttcgTCTCTTGATGCTCCCTTCTTATTGGTCACtatatcagcttcaaagcccaAAACCCACCTGGTGCGCccgcgctctctctctccccttcagtggtagaattctctctctcctgtgaaaatctgttttcctctgtcTCCCATTTGTccgcatttctctatcctctgtgaaagattgtttcctttttctccccataccctgcggcttttccttttcttctgtagacggatgtcttcctctccccttatcctgtggcaccttcCTTTTCCCTCTGTGAATGTCtgccttttggcagctcccagCCCTCACCTACGCAGTCCTCCCCCGTGGACACTCTTTTTTACTAAatctccctaaacctgcctatttttcTGCTAAAACTCCTTTCACCACCATTGATGAATGAGattcctgtttctccacatcctcacctggCGGCATAATTCAAGCCCTAACAAGGAGCAAACAGCAGTACTGGTGTGACAAAATAAAAAGAGGTCATGGAATTTGGGTTCTAGTCTTAGTCTGTTGAGGATGTGTGGCTGATCCTGAGCGAACTGGGCCCgtttcttcatttgcaaaacAAGGGAGTTCCTACAAATACCCAAGTTTCTCTCCTAGTCCTACTGTTCTCACAATAGCACTGCTATGAGAAGACCTAAAACAAAGTTTTAAGTTAGATTTTGGGTTTTAAACAAGCCATCAACTCAAAAGAGAGAGCTTTTGAGAGAACTGTAGTCTGAAGAGGCCCAGCACAGAAGGTGTACGGTCCCTGGGGCTGGCTTGTTAGAAGGGTTGTCCTTCACATACAGAGTCACAGGACCATTGCTGTTGGTAAACGATCATTCCCAACCTTTTTGGAGTTGCGACATACAAGATGTTGTGgttgtttatttgattttgtgACACTACCCATTACCCTCCAGCTCCCTACAGCCTCCCTCTCCAAAGCATgggcttacttttaaaaattaattcgtTCTTGCAAGTGTCATCATATCCTAAGATAATCCTATCCCCTCTGTCAAGATTGTAAACAAAAGAAGATGGCCCCTGGGCACAGGAATGGATGCAGGAGAGAATATTTGGGACCAAGAGACCATTTTTaggaaattataaattattatctTTAATACCATTGAAaaggcgaggactacgccctccatcttaccctagatcctccatttttgggccaTGTGCTCggtcttcccagaagcccaagcctctgctagccacaccaaggatttctttaaactaagcaatgacaatcaagggaggtgcgcgccatagatatgaccacatcctgtgtaacaagacccgacttgcacctggccaatcgacAGGGCCCAtagtcacctctcctccccttactccacccccctataaaactcctcttcccaccgggctagctctctctgccacttggcttgccgttgcatcggtgagtgtggtcagggagccgaactagttcgaataaagactctttgcttttgcatcggacacagctggctccctggtgtggtctattggggatcctgaaatctgggcataacaaccaccttatactattttttttaaccctcagcTGAAGatgtttttccactgatttttagagagagtggaagagagagggcaagacagagagaaatatcaatatgagagaaacatcgattggttgcctcctgctcacactcaaccagggccccaggcaggggaggagcctgcaaccaaggtctgtACCTTAGACTGTAatcaaacttgagacccttcagtctgcaggctgacgctctattcactaagccaaaccggctagggcccaccTTATACTATTTTAAAGCACTTTCACAATAGCAAGTGTATAGGATTGGATGTCAACATtactggggaaaaaataaagcattaacaTTTTTTGGAATAAGGGATGGTAGGTTTAAGggtgatttttgtttcttctctacaCTTTTCTCTATTTTCAAATAGTTCTACTGTAAGTAACTACTGCTAATAAtccaaaataatagcaataacttTAAAAGATGAAGAAGTTTATTCCTCTATTCAACATGTGTTTCTTGAGcacttactacatgccaggcactgtcttaACCGTAAAATAGCAGGTCCCGGGAAGCTTCCATGGTGGGGAAGGGTAATGTTATGAGGCACAGATCATTTGTCCCTCTGTGGAAAAGTGTACTTTGAGCAGATTTTGGGGATAGGTGATATGGGGGGAGAGACTGCGGCCTGCTGGGGGCAACGTGTGACCCAAAGAGGGAAACAATGTGGTGTGGAGAGGTTTGAAGGTAGTGAGCAGCATGCTTCATCTGTGTTTAGGTTTTACTGGATCTGGCTCTTGTCGTCAGAGCGCCACTCTCTCTGATCCAAGGCCACCTCCTATTCGTAACCACCCTCCCTGGAACATTGTGAAACCTGAGTTGGGAATCACCCCACACCTGGTACTGGTCAACATGGGGCTGAGAACAGGACAGGACATACTGGGGACAACAGTGTGAGGCAAGTGCATGGGCCCATGCTCCCTACTAGGtttggagcccgcaacctgggcatgtgtcctgacaggagGTGAACTGGTTCTTGATCCATGGGGTGATGctcaatctactgagccacaccagctgggccaaatgtaccctttttataaggacactagaggtctggtgcacgaaattcatgcactcaggggtggggggtccctcagcccggcctgcgccctctcgcagtccaggagcccttgggggatgtccaacgcACATCTTAGACCTGTGGGGAGTGGActtaagccagcagttggacatccttaccACTGccccggaggcaggagaggctcctaccactgccactgagcttgccagctgtgagcccggctcagggcttatATGGCTGAGTGgtggtccccctgtgggagcacagtgaccaccagcgGGGAGCTCCTACGTCTGCcgtttggtggtcagtgcgcatcatagcaactggtcgttctgccgttcggtcattttgcatattagtcttttattctataggatgctTTTATAGACTTTTTCTAAAACCAGAGATTACTGTGCAAAAATCTCCACAATCTGGAGAAATTCTTAAGGATACCACACATCAAAAAATGAGTGaggccccaaccggtttggctcagtggatagagcgtcagcctgagactgacgggtcccaggtttgattccggtcaagggcatgtaccttggttgtgggcacatccccagtagggagtttcaggaggcagctgatcgatgtttctccctcatcgatgtttctaactctctatccctctcccttcctctctgtgaaaaatcaataaaatgtactttttaaaaaatgagtgagaATAACCATTTGGGATAACCAGTCTCCTAGGTGGCCCAATGATCCTTGACATCTATATTCAAGCCTCTGCATGGTCCTTCATAAGGACCATGTGACCTCCAAGGCAAAGGTCAAAAAAGGCATTGCAACTTCCAACTTGGACTCTTGGATCTCTTGCTCTGGGaaaagccagctgccatgttgtaAGTACACCAAACAGCTGTGTGGAGAGCTCCCCGTGAAGAGAAAGTAAGACCTCTTGACAACTTGCCCACCATGTGCATGAATGGCCTTTGGAGCAGATACTTCCTCCAGCCCCATTAAAGCCTAGCAGACTGCAGTCCCTGCCAAACTCTTGGCTGCAACCTTGGGGAAGACCCCCTAACCAGCCAGCCCACCCACTCCTGAACTTCAGACCCACAGTGTAGTAAACTGAATACTGCCCCCCATTGTGGGGAGCGGTCTCGGCTTGACAAGGTCCCGAGAAGACAGTCTCTCACAAGGTGGGCTGTCTCACGCTCTATCCCTCTAAAGTTCAAGTTACTTATTTAGCTTGCTAAATGCCACATAAGCAGGAAATTGTGCTGCAGCAGTATAGCATGTGAGTATAAGGAAGTAGTCAGGCTGAGTTCAGAACAAGAAAGTCAGTCTCAGCCACCGCTGAGATGAAGGATCTGAAAAAAGGGAAGCTGGCCGAGACAGTTAGAGGAGAGGCTTGCGCTGATGATATCGAAAGGTGCTTAAGTTCTGCTAAATGCATATGTAACCAGTGAGGGTATAAAAAGACGGTGTGAAATAAACTCGGGGCTGCAGTCTTGAACTGTCAGTCCTTCCGATCCCAtctttgtgtctgtctcttttcttaatcctcacccccCTTTCAGGTACTGTTCAGCTGTAGTGCCGGCGGGCTCCAGTAggtggcgcccgaacagggacttgAAACAGGGGACCAGGTGAAGGACATTGCCGAAGCAGGGGATGTGTCTATTCAAAGTAAGTAGGGGCAGTGAGGAGGTAGAGTCGGGAGAGAATAATCATGGGGCAAGGCAATAGCCGCGTGTTGTTTATGCAAGTGCTAAAAAATATGCTTCACGCTAGAGGAACAAGGGTTGGCCAGAAACAGCTTGAGCGCTTTTTAGAATCTGTAGAAGTTTGTCCATGGTTTCCAGAGGAAGGGACTGTGAGTCTAGAGACGTGGGCAAAGGTAGGTGAGAGGTTACAGGATTATTATTCTGTACATGGACCAAAAAAGATTCCTGTAGATACATTTTCTTTATGGAATTTTATCAGGGATTGTATTGACCCCCACCATGAAAGCAATCGATGGGGACCAGAGATAAAAGGGAAAAGTCCCTCTTGCCCGAGTCTAGAGAAGCTAACATTGGAGGAGACTGTGGCTGTACCATCAGCCCCTCCTCTTTCCCTGCCCGAAAAAGAGGTGGACTTGCCTCCGCTACCTCCACCTCCTGAAAATCCCTATAGTTTAAAACCAGGAGAGGACAAACTTTTggcttttaaaaaggaagaacacCCCTATAGTGACCCTGTTGAGCCTTCAAAGGAGGATCAGGAGGCTTTAGAAGAAGCTGCCGCTCATTATCATGAGGATGATGAATGGCTTGTCATGTCCATGGCCAGCGGCTCAGGAAGATCCGACAAGGAGCATGAACaaagaattgaaaaagaaatgagaaaattgcAAGAGGCTATAGCTGCATTGACTTCCAAGGTAGAGCAGATGGTTGTAAGGAGGCGGTTGTTAACCCCTGTCCCTCCAGCAACTCCAACTATAATAGCTGGATTAGATCCTCCACCCCCTGCAACCCCTGTCATAGCTATGGTTCAAAATAACCAGGAAAAACACCCACTGAGAATTCCGTCTCAACCTAACAGAGACCCTCCTTGGGTGCCAGAAGCCTCTCCGCTTCAGCTTTCCTTGCAGAAGGCTGTTGATTGAGGTGAGGATACAGGAGGATTTCAGCTATATCCAGTAATTGAGCAATTAGATGCCCAAGGGCAAGTGCAAAGAGTGCATCAACCTCTCCCTTTTAAGCAACTTAAGGAATTAAAAATGGCCGGTTCTATGCTTGCAGGAGAAGGGATTTACAGAGATACAGATCAGCAGATTCATTTTGCTCCGGGAGTCTATGCCCAGACAAATACTGAAGCACTTAAAGCTTGGAGAAAGTTACCATCTAGTGGTAGGCAGACAGAGGACTTATCCAAAATCCGTCAAGGGCCTGAAGAGCCTTTTCAGGACTTTGTGTCCAGGCTGTTACAAGCAGCGGGAAGACTTATAGGAGATGGAGAGTCAGGCATGTTACTGGTAAAACAGCTTGCCTATGAAAATGCTAACTCAGCCTGTCAGGCGGCTATACGCCCCTTTAGAAAGAAAAGTAGTTTATCTGATTATGTGAGGCTTTGCTCAGATATTGGGCCCTCCTATGTCCAGGGACTCGCTATCGCTGCTGCTTTGCAAGGAAAATCTGTCAAAGAAGTTTTGTTCCAACAGCAAAAGTCTACGGGTCAGCGAACAGCTGGTCCACCTGGTAGTTGTTATAGATGTGGACAACTAGGTCACCAAGTCAAACAATGCCCTAAGAAACAAGATGGGAGCAAACAGTCTGGGACCTGTCCTAGATGCAAGAGAGGTAAACATTGGGCAAATGAATGCCGTTCCAAAAAGGACAGTCAAGGAAATCCATTACCCCCGATGCAGAGAAACGGGAagaggggccagccccaggcccctcaaCAGTGTTACGGGGCGCTGCAGAGCAAACCCAGTCTGCAGCAAGGAAATCCATTCAGGAATTATACAGGGCAACCCCAGGAAGCGCAGGACTGGACCTCTGGACCTCCACCTACACAGTATTAACTCCAGAAATGGGAATGCAGGCCTTACCTACAGGGGTATATGGGCCACTTCCAAAAGGCACTATGGGTTTAATTTTAGGTAGGAGCAGTAGTACCATGAAGGGATTGCATGTGGCCCCTGGAGTTATTGATGaggactacacaggagaaataagAATTATGACATATTCCCCTACAACAATTTCTATAATACAGTCAGGGCAAAGAATAGCACAGCTCTTGCTCATTCCCTATATTAAGGCAGGTAGAACAGCAACAAGTGCCTTCCGAGGGAGGAGAGGATTTGGATCATCGGATGTTTATTGGGTACAGGCCATCAAGGCACGGCGACCTGAACTCGTACTTACCATAGATAGAAAGAAATTTAAAGGGGGTATTAGACACAGGAGCTGATGTCTCTGTTATTGCAGACCATCACTGGCCACCCTCTTGGCCAAAACAGTCGGCTATGACTCAACTACAAGGAATAGGTCAGGCCAATGCCCCAGAGCAGAGCAGTAATTGCCTACAATGGAAAGACGAAGAGGGTCATGAAAGAACTTTTCAACCATATATCATTCCAGGATTTCCTGTGAACCTATGGGGAAGGGATGTCATGCAGGACATGGGAGTATACATCTATAGCCCTAGTGCAGCTGTGACTCAGCAGATGTTTGATCAAGGGCTACTGCCCACACAGGGCTTGGGAAGACAGAATCAAGGAAGAGCTGAGCCTATTATACCACAAGTAAGACCTACTAGAGCAGGACTAGGGTATA
This is a stretch of genomic DNA from Myotis daubentonii chromosome 15, mMyoDau2.1, whole genome shotgun sequence. It encodes these proteins:
- the LOC132216275 gene encoding endogenous retrovirus group K member 10 Gag polyprotein-like, giving the protein MLAGEGIYRDTDQQIHFAPGVYAQTNTEALKAWRKLPSSGRQTEDLSKIRQGPEEPFQDFVSRLLQAAGRLIGDGESGMLLVKQLAYENANSACQAAIRPFRKKSSLSDYVRLCSDIGPSYVQGLAIAAALQGKSVKEVLFQQQKSTGQRTAGPPGSCYRCGQLGHQVKQCPKKQDGSKQSGTCPRCKRGKHWANECRSKKDSQGNPLPPMQRNGKRGQPQAPQQCYGALQSKPSLQQGNPFRNYTGQPQEAQDWTSGPPPTQY